One Solea senegalensis isolate Sse05_10M linkage group LG3, IFAPA_SoseM_1, whole genome shotgun sequence genomic window carries:
- the LOC122765931 gene encoding uncharacterized protein LOC122765931 — MSGGSSVVKRCEKMKLLLSSVLLASLCDISSWSVLMADASAVTQTSDVSVTEGETVNITCCYTQKDSEQIRFFWLKNQTEMENNTSVVLSQYPFCASLTLSNITREDSATYICKVSLEIPYYETLYGNGTAITVKSTGSSGGHAKNSAGHSTHIMMITAAAVGFLLLLLIALCCFCFLRLGKAQAARVIYEVPHFDSEEAEMDKHNTGSSKESTQWCEVPVYESFDYFEHTQNKDSG; from the exons ATGAGCGGGGGTTCATCTGTGGTGAAACGCTGTGAAAAGATGAAGCTTCTTCTGAGCAGCGTGCTGCTGGCCTCTCTCTGTGACATCTCGTCTTGGA gtgtTTTAATGGCAGATGCCAGTGCTGTGACCCAGACTTCTGACGTTTCTGTCACTGAGGGAGAGACCGTGAACATCACCTGCTGCTACACTCAAAAGGACTCTGAACAAATTAGATTCTTCTGGCTGAAAAATCAGACAGAAATGGAGAACAACACTAGTGTGGTGCTGAGTCAATATCCATTCTGCGCATCTCTGACCCTTTCAAATATCACAAGAGAGGATTCAGCGACATACATTTGCAAGGTGTCTTTGGAGATACCATATTATGAGACTCTTTATGGAAATGGTACAGCCATCACAGTGAAGTCTACAGGCAGCTCAG GTGGACATGCTAAAAACAGTGCAGGCCATTCCACTCACATCATGATGATAACTGCTGCGGCTGTGGGgtttctcctgctcctcctcatcgcgctctgctgtttctgttttctgcGACTCGGAAAAg CACAAGCTGCCAGGGTGATCTACGAGGTTCCCCACTTTGACTCTGAGGAGGCAGAGATGGACAAACACAACACCGGCTCCTCCAAAGAATCCACTCAGTGG TGTGAGGTACCCGTGTATGAATCCTTTGATTACTTTGAACATACACAGAACAAAGACAGCGGGTGA